The window ATCATCGATGAGCTGAAGATTTATAACCGGGCCTTAAGTGCAGAGGAAGTGGCCGCTTCTTATCAGCATGTGCTGGATTCCGCACATGGAGGTCTTAGGCCGCAAGTGCCTTATGACGAGATCAGGCTGGACAGGACTCCTCTGCTTACCGATCGGCACAGACCGCAATACCATGTCAGCCCACCCGCTCATTGGATGAACGAGCCTCATGCGCCAATCTATTTTGACGGGCTGTATCATTTGTTCTACCAGCATAACCCGTTAGGGCCGTTCTTTTATCATATCCATTGGGGCCATTGGGTGAGTAAGGATCTGGTCCATTGGAGGGATCTTCCCGTAGCCCTAGCACCCGCTAAGGATCAGCTGGCACCGGACGGAATCTGGTCGGGCAGTGCGACTTATGATGCAGAGGGCTTGCCGGTCCTCTTCTTTACGGCGGGAAATGACAGTGCTTCACCGAATCAGAGTGTTGCGCTTGCCCGGAGTACTTATTCCCAGGATGGAGATCCGGATTTGGTTCAGTGGGTCAAACATCCGGAGCCGCTCATTGTACAGAAGCAGGGTATGGGCGCCTTCGGAGATTTTCGAGACCCTTTTGTCTGGAAGGATGATGACGGCTGGTATGCATTGGTCGGTTCGGGGATTGAAGGCGGTGGCGGAGCCGCATTAGCATTTGAATCACAGGATATGCTGAGCTGGACGTACAAAGGGTCATTCTTTGAAGCGGATATTCAACAGTTCCCTTATCTTGGGCCTATCTGGGAGCTCCCTGTATTTCTTCCTCTTGGCAGTGACAAGCAAGGTGTGAGCAAATACCTCCTGCTGGTCAGTCCTGTGGGAAAAGGCGCTGATGTCGAGGTGTTCTATTGGATCGGTCAGCTGGACAAGCACAATCTGTCCTTCCTCCCGGATCAGGAAGAACCGCAATTGATTGACGTTGGTGATTTTCATTTTACCGGTCCTAGCGGAATGGTGGATCCGAAGACGGGCAGAAATATCATCTTTACTATCGCGCAGGGTGACCGCACATCCGAGCTGGAATACCAATCGGGCTGGGCTCATAACGGCGGATTGCCGTTAAGTGTCTTCCTGAGGGAAGACGGACGGCTGGGAATCGAGCCGATTCAGGAGCTGCAATCGCTGCGCGGCACTAAACTGCTATCGATACGTGACAAGTCTTTGGCTGAGGCTAATCTATCGCTAATAGATGTTCGTGGTGACATGCTTGAGATTCAATTAGAACTGGAGCGGGGCAGTGCCCAACAACTCGGAATCAAAGTCCGGTGTACACCGGATGGAGAAGAAGAAACGCTGCTGTATTATGATTTTAAAGAACTAAAGCTCCTGGTCGACCGAACGAAAACTACACTGCATCCGGGTGAAAAGTGCAGTGGGGTCCAAGGCGGTAAGCTGGAGCTGCTAGGGGAGAATTTGAAGCTTCACATCTATTTGGACCGTTCCATGGTCGAAGCCTATGCCAACGGTTTGAAAAGCCTGACGACCCGGGTATATCCGAGCCGTAAGGATGCTTTGGGGCTGGAGATCTGGGGAGATGGCGAGCCGCTTATTAAATCTATGGAAATATGGAACATGCAGTCCATTTGGTAACAGAAGCGCTATGGCGCTTCTTGCCATTTGGCTCAGAATAAATGATTAAGAAGATTTACATTCCTCTGACTGAAAGCGCTTTATTTGGTTTCTCTCCTTTCATAATTCTTATCTTTTCGTCCTTGTACAAGGAGAGCATCGCGAAATTAGGTATCGTAGCGGCATGAATAAGAGATTATGAAGGAGGCTCTTGAATGAGAAAAGTTAAAGGAAGAAAACCCTGGATATCCAGAATGGTGATAGGGGTTATCGCTCTCCAGCTTGCTGTTCCCGGAATTCCGGCGGCTGCTGAGTCTGGTTCTAATGTTGGACAAGCGACACTTCCAAAAGTAAACATGGGATTGTCCGTAACGGACGCAGTCTATCAAATTCCTAAGGCTGATGCGGGATTGTCAGTTAACGATGCGGTCTACAAAATTGTGAATCCGGGATTTGAAACAGGAGACCTGACAGGCTGGACTGTTGTCAAAGGAAATGCCTTTGGTCCAAATAGCGTCTCAGATGAAGCCACATGGTGGGCGGAACAAATTCCGTATAATCAGGAAGGCACTTATCATTTAAACGGCTGGAAGTATGATGAGGCTGCAACAGGTGTGCTGCGTTCCAGTATCTTCGAGCTGGGCGGCAGCGGCTGGATCAGCTTCAAGCTTGGCGGTGCGAAAAACCCTAACAAGGTATATGCAAACATTGTGGAAGCTGATACGGGAAAAGTAATAGCCAGATACGGCAATAGCGCTTTTGCCGATGTTGGTTTTCCTAATCCCGCTCAGGGCATGCGGCTTGCTAATATGGTGCAGTATAAGGCAGATCTTTCCGGATATTTGGGCAAGAAGCTGTATGTAGAGATCGTAGATAACGCAACCTCAGATTGGGGATTGATTTTTGCGGACGCATTCTTTATGTACCATGAAACAGAGCCGACAGAGGGCATTGTTGCCACGGATATCAAGCCGGATTTCAAGCGTTACCAGATAGACAATCCAAGCTTTGAAACTGGGGATCTATCCGGGTGGACTGTAGTGGAAGGTGAAGCCTTTGGTCCAGACAGCGTGTCGGATGAAACCACCTGGTGGGCGGAACATATACCTTACAACCAGGAAGGCACTTATCATTTGAATGGCTGGAAATACGCCGAATCTGCGACAGGTGTGCTTCGTTCCAGCACCTTCGAGTTAGGGGGAACGGGCTGGATCACCTTCAGACTTGGCGGAGGTAAGCATACGGATCAAGCCTATGTGAGCGTCATTGATGCGGTTACGGGAAACTTGATTGCCAGATACGGCAACAGTGAATTTAGCG of the Paenibacillus pedocola genome contains:
- a CDS encoding GH32 C-terminal domain-containing protein, which encodes MSHVNGDQGLIMHWAFDEGTGASALESVSEVRDEIQSVFNQAEFTERSGPQWRQGVTGTGLLFDGYSTSIVHQVEEEEKNGGLKSLSALSIGVWVAPRTYDLGHEGKLTAIVNRHNMEHKQGYLLGMFRHGSWSFQVGLEGGSWKELWSPEGYELPKNEWSYVNAVFDGNQGEIKLYLNGSEVASCVVPSGSRLAEAFGTDLLIGKNNHSSLLAGVFSLQMFSGIIDELKIYNRALSAEEVAASYQHVLDSAHGGLRPQVPYDEIRLDRTPLLTDRHRPQYHVSPPAHWMNEPHAPIYFDGLYHLFYQHNPLGPFFYHIHWGHWVSKDLVHWRDLPVALAPAKDQLAPDGIWSGSATYDAEGLPVLFFTAGNDSASPNQSVALARSTYSQDGDPDLVQWVKHPEPLIVQKQGMGAFGDFRDPFVWKDDDGWYALVGSGIEGGGGAALAFESQDMLSWTYKGSFFEADIQQFPYLGPIWELPVFLPLGSDKQGVSKYLLLVSPVGKGADVEVFYWIGQLDKHNLSFLPDQEEPQLIDVGDFHFTGPSGMVDPKTGRNIIFTIAQGDRTSELEYQSGWAHNGGLPLSVFLREDGRLGIEPIQELQSLRGTKLLSIRDKSLAEANLSLIDVRGDMLEIQLELERGSAQQLGIKVRCTPDGEEETLLYYDFKELKLLVDRTKTTLHPGEKCSGVQGGKLELLGENLKLHIYLDRSMVEAYANGLKSLTTRVYPSRKDALGLEIWGDGEPLIKSMEIWNMQSIW